A genomic window from Rattus norvegicus strain BN/NHsdMcwi chromosome 9, GRCr8, whole genome shotgun sequence includes:
- the Rpl31 gene encoding large ribosomal subunit protein eL31 has translation MAPAKKGGEKKKGRSAINEVVTREYTINIHKRIHGVGFKKRAPRALKEIRKFAMKEMGTPDVRIDTRLNKAVWAKGIRNVPYRIRVRLSRKRNEDEDSPNKLYTLVTYVPVTTFKNLQTVNVDEN, from the exons ATGGCTCCCGCAAAGAAGGGTGGCGAGAAGAAGAAGGGCCGTTCTGCCATCAACGAGGTGGTGACCCGAGAATACACCATCAACATTCACAAACGCATCCATGGAGT GGGCTTCAAGAAGCGTGCTCCTCGGGCACTCAAAGAAATTCGGAAATTTGCCATGAAGGAGATGGGAACTCCAGATGTGCGCATAGACACCAGGCTCAATAAAGCCGTCTGGGCCAAAGGAATAAG GAATGTTCCGTACCGCATCCGAGTACGTTTGTCCAGAAAGCGTAATGAGGATGAGGATTCACCAAACAAGCTCTACACACTGGTAACTTACGTGCCTGTTACCACATTCAAAA ATCTACAGACGGTCAATGTGGATGAGAACTAA
- the Rpl31 gene encoding large ribosomal subunit protein eL31 isoform X1, with product MAPAKKGGEKKKGRSAINEVVTREYTINIHKRIHGVGFKKRAPRALKEIRKFAMKEMGTPDVRIDTRLNKAVWAKGIRNVPYRIRVRLSRKRNEDEDSPNKLYTLVTYVPVTTFKSKSHSVPTLPCPVKRWAADRIIRPSLTTALLWEDSKAASMEGLRQWVVQCPQPGVG from the exons ATGGCTCCCGCAAAGAAGGGTGGCGAGAAGAAGAAGGGCCGTTCTGCCATCAACGAGGTGGTGACCCGAGAATACACCATCAACATTCACAAACGCATCCATGGAGT GGGCTTCAAGAAGCGTGCTCCTCGGGCACTCAAAGAAATTCGGAAATTTGCCATGAAGGAGATGGGAACTCCAGATGTGCGCATAGACACCAGGCTCAATAAAGCCGTCTGGGCCAAAGGAATAAG GAATGTTCCGTACCGCATCCGAGTACGTTTGTCCAGAAAGCGTAATGAGGATGAGGATTCACCAAACAAGCTCTACACACTGGTAACTTACGTGCCTGTTACCACATTCAAAAGTAAGTCTCATAGTGTTCCAACTTTACCATGTCCAGTGAAGAGGTGGGCGGCAGACAGAATTATCAGACCTTCCTTAACAACTGCCTTGCTGTGGGAAGATAGTAAGGCGGCTTCTATGGAGGGGCTCAGGCAGTGGGTGGTGCAGTGTCCTCAGCCTGGGGTGGGATGA